The Aureispira anguillae genome contains a region encoding:
- a CDS encoding START-like domain-containing protein, whose translation MDRVSFTMEFLFRASPTIIYKFLTTPDCLIRWFCDDCNVVDGRFSFEWDGEEEIATILEDIENEQLKLEWEEFEGEEEFLDFKMSRSEVTGETILEITAFCDSDEVEQEKQFWATQMEGLRRATGG comes from the coding sequence ATGGATAGAGTATCTTTTACGATGGAGTTCTTATTTAGAGCGTCTCCAACTATTATTTATAAATTTTTGACCACACCTGATTGCTTAATTCGATGGTTTTGTGATGACTGTAATGTTGTTGATGGTCGTTTTTCTTTTGAATGGGATGGTGAAGAAGAAATTGCAACCATTTTGGAGGATATTGAGAACGAACAACTAAAATTGGAGTGGGAAGAGTTTGAAGGTGAAGAGGAGTTTTTGGATTTCAAAATGAGTCGATCTGAAGTTACAGGGGAAACTATTTTGGAGATTACTGCGTTTTGTGATTCAGATGAAGTAGAACAAGAAAAACAATTTTGGGCTACTCAAATGGAAGGTTTAAGACGTGCAACTGGTGGTTAA
- a CDS encoding sigma-70 family RNA polymerase sigma factor: MRQLKITKSITNRESQSLEKYLQEIGKVDLLTPEEEVDLAKRIKQGDQIALEKLTKANLRFVVSVAKQYQNQGLSLSDLINEGNLGLIKAAQRFDETRGFKFISYAVWWIRQSILQALAEQSRIVRLPLNKVGSLNKINKAFSKLEQEYEREPSSDELADILEIPSAEVETTLGVAARHVSMDAPFVEGEDNSLLDVLENTNTPKTDSQLEYLESLRNEIERSLCSLTDRQKEVIKLYFGIGFEHPMSLEDIGEKFGLTRERVRQIKDKAINKLRTSSSKSKLLKAYLGR, translated from the coding sequence ATGAGACAATTAAAAATTACTAAGTCTATCACCAATCGCGAGAGTCAATCTTTAGAAAAATATCTTCAAGAGATCGGTAAAGTTGACTTGTTAACCCCAGAAGAAGAGGTAGATTTAGCAAAACGTATTAAACAAGGCGATCAAATAGCATTAGAAAAACTAACTAAAGCCAATTTACGTTTTGTGGTATCAGTAGCCAAACAATACCAAAACCAAGGATTGTCTTTGAGTGATTTGATTAACGAAGGAAACTTGGGTCTTATCAAGGCAGCACAGCGTTTTGATGAAACAAGAGGGTTTAAGTTTATTTCCTATGCTGTTTGGTGGATTCGTCAATCCATCCTTCAAGCTTTAGCAGAACAATCTAGAATTGTTCGTCTTCCGCTCAACAAAGTAGGTTCATTAAATAAAATAAACAAGGCATTTTCTAAACTAGAGCAAGAGTACGAACGTGAACCGTCTTCTGATGAGTTGGCTGATATTTTAGAAATTCCATCCGCTGAGGTAGAAACTACATTGGGTGTTGCTGCTCGTCATGTTTCGATGGATGCCCCCTTCGTAGAAGGAGAAGATAATTCATTATTGGATGTACTAGAAAACACCAATACACCAAAGACAGATTCTCAATTGGAGTATCTAGAATCTTTGCGCAATGAAATAGAACGTTCTTTGTGTTCTTTGACTGATCGTCAAAAAGAAGTAATTAAACTTTATTTTGGAATTGGTTTTGAGCATCCAATGTCTTTAGAAGATATTGGCGAAAAATTTGGTTTGACAAGAGAAAGAGTTCGTCAAATCAAAGATAAAGCCATCAACAAGTTGCGTACTTCTTCGTCTAAAAGTAAATTACTCAAAGCTTACTTGGGAAGATAA
- a CDS encoding TetR/AcrR family transcriptional regulator, translating into MNENQLDLKKTPTEEKILTSAKKVFYQKGLKGARMQEIADDAGVNKAMLHYYFRSKEKLFDKVFEQSVKSVTPMLMNVFLEQSDLNTKVAHLVDMMIDLFLEEPYLSNFIVNELSQNPEKLFLNVLDYEGGLIGKIIPLINEQIQVEIEKGTVKSEIRSAELILNIMSLCLLPIMAQTVLQKTLGIDDERMRRFMVKRKQTVTQFVLDAIKP; encoded by the coding sequence ATGAATGAAAACCAACTGGATTTGAAAAAGACACCAACAGAAGAAAAAATTCTAACTTCTGCAAAAAAAGTATTCTACCAAAAAGGCTTGAAAGGTGCTAGAATGCAAGAAATAGCAGATGATGCAGGAGTAAACAAAGCAATGCTGCATTACTATTTTAGATCTAAGGAAAAGCTTTTTGATAAGGTATTTGAGCAAAGTGTAAAGTCAGTTACACCAATGCTTATGAACGTATTTCTGGAACAATCTGATCTAAATACCAAAGTAGCACATTTGGTAGACATGATGATTGACCTTTTCTTGGAAGAGCCCTATTTGTCAAATTTTATTGTCAATGAATTGAGCCAAAATCCAGAGAAACTGTTTTTGAATGTATTGGATTATGAAGGAGGATTAATTGGTAAAATTATTCCCTTGATTAATGAACAAATACAGGTTGAAATCGAAAAAGGAACCGTAAAATCAGAAATACGTTCAGCGGAACTGATCTTGAACATCATGTCCTTGTGTTTGCTACCCATTATGGCGCAAACCGTTCTCCAAAAAACATTGGGCATTGACGACGAACGAATGAGACGTTTTATGGTAAAGCGAAAACAAACCGTTACCCAGTTTGTTTTGGATGCAATCAAGCCATAA
- a CDS encoding tetratricopeptide repeat protein codes for MKNTTKTTNKVIKSSPFRWIAAVAIFALIAGLCFINFSNEDQVYEDHFVAFEDELSEEMDLMLSTRGAGDESYTSLRMIREGMEHYNNKEYDKAIPIFQEYLEKNTEASDYNEIKFYLGVSFLGQGEAERSAKIFEAIAQLEGQRFQEDAKWYLSLAYARTGDTDKARAQLQDLASSEKYGAKAEKILNPTKTKVAFR; via the coding sequence ATGAAAAACACGACCAAAACAACTAATAAAGTAATCAAATCCAGTCCTTTTCGCTGGATTGCAGCGGTTGCTATTTTTGCTTTAATAGCTGGGCTTTGTTTTATAAATTTCTCTAATGAAGATCAGGTATATGAAGACCACTTTGTAGCATTTGAAGATGAACTTAGTGAAGAAATGGATCTAATGCTTTCGACTCGTGGTGCTGGTGATGAATCCTACACTTCGCTTCGTATGATTAGAGAAGGCATGGAACATTACAATAATAAAGAATATGATAAAGCAATTCCTATTTTTCAAGAATACTTAGAAAAAAATACAGAGGCTAGTGACTATAACGAAATCAAGTTCTACCTAGGTGTTTCTTTCTTGGGGCAAGGAGAAGCAGAAAGAAGTGCTAAAATATTTGAAGCCATCGCTCAATTAGAAGGGCAACGATTTCAGGAGGATGCTAAATGGTATTTATCCCTAGCTTATGCTCGTACTGGTGATACCGATAAAGCTAGAGCACAACTGCAAGATTTAGCGAGCAGTGAAAAATATGGCGCTAAAGCCGAAAAAATATTAAACCCAACTAAAACTAAGGTTGCTTTCAGATAG